A genomic segment from Glycine soja cultivar W05 chromosome 18, ASM419377v2, whole genome shotgun sequence encodes:
- the LOC114395562 gene encoding protodermal factor 1-like isoform X2, giving the protein MERKRSHASFTMFAMLVGLLSQSLVIPVISTTVADQKNYYTPDPHAGSPPTGSHNSSPPSHGHGSSPPSHHNSPSTPSTPSGGNCGSSPPQHHDPTPSTPSTPSNPPSGGYYGGSPPTPVTVSPPSTPVDPGTPSIPSPPLIPSPSPFTGTCNYWRNHPAIIWGILGWWGTLGSAFGVTGTTVPGFSPGLSLPQALSNTRTDGLGALYREGTASFLNSMVNNKFPYTTNQVRDRFVASLNSNKAAEAQAQLFKMANEGRMKPRP; this is encoded by the exons ATGGAGAGGAAAAGAAGCCATGCTTCTTTCACCATGTTTGCAATGCTTGTTGGATTGCTCTCTCAGAGCCTTGTCATTCCTGTAATATCCACCACTGTTGCAGATCAGAAGAACTACTACACCCCAGATCCACATGCTGGAAGTCCCCCCACAG GCTCACACAATAGTAGTCCTCCATCTCATGGCCATGGGAGCTCTCCACCCTCACATCACAATAGTCCAAGTACTCCATCAACACCCTCAGGTGGAAACTGTGGATCATCACCCCCACAACATCATGATCCAACACCCTCAACTCCATCAACACCATCAAACCCTCCCTCAGGTGGATACTATGGAGGTAGCCCTCCAACACCTGTCACTGTGAGCCCACCATCTACTCCAGTTGACCCTGGCACCCCCAGCATCCCCTCACCACCACTCATTCCTTCCCCATCTCCTTTCACTGGCACATGCAA CTACTGGAGGAATCATCCTGCAATCATCTGGGGAATCCTTGGCTGGTGGGGAACCCTAGGAAGTGCATTTGGTGTTACAGGTACTACTGTTCCAGGGTTCAGTCCTGGCCTGAGCTTGCCACAAGCACTTTCCAACACAAGAACTGATGGGCTAGGAGCACTCTACAGAGAAGGCACAGCTTCCTTCCTCAACTCCATGGTGAACAACAAGTTCCCTTACACTACCAACCAAGTCAGGGACAGGTTTGTGGCCTCACTCAACTCCAACAAGGCCGCAGAAGCACAAGCCCAGCTCTTCAAGATGGCCAATGAAGGAAGAATGAAGCCTAGACCATGA
- the LOC114395562 gene encoding protodermal factor 1-like isoform X1 — translation MERKRSHASFTMFAMLVGLLSQSLVIPVISTTVADQKNYYTPDPHAGSPPTGFSDSLCSHNSSPPSHGHGSSPPSHHNSPSTPSTPSGGNCGSSPPQHHDPTPSTPSTPSNPPSGGYYGGSPPTPVTVSPPSTPVDPGTPSIPSPPLIPSPSPFTGTCNYWRNHPAIIWGILGWWGTLGSAFGVTGTTVPGFSPGLSLPQALSNTRTDGLGALYREGTASFLNSMVNNKFPYTTNQVRDRFVASLNSNKAAEAQAQLFKMANEGRMKPRP, via the exons ATGGAGAGGAAAAGAAGCCATGCTTCTTTCACCATGTTTGCAATGCTTGTTGGATTGCTCTCTCAGAGCCTTGTCATTCCTGTAATATCCACCACTGTTGCAGATCAGAAGAACTACTACACCCCAGATCCACATGCTGGAAGTCCCCCCACAGGTTTCTCCGATTCTCTGT GCTCACACAATAGTAGTCCTCCATCTCATGGCCATGGGAGCTCTCCACCCTCACATCACAATAGTCCAAGTACTCCATCAACACCCTCAGGTGGAAACTGTGGATCATCACCCCCACAACATCATGATCCAACACCCTCAACTCCATCAACACCATCAAACCCTCCCTCAGGTGGATACTATGGAGGTAGCCCTCCAACACCTGTCACTGTGAGCCCACCATCTACTCCAGTTGACCCTGGCACCCCCAGCATCCCCTCACCACCACTCATTCCTTCCCCATCTCCTTTCACTGGCACATGCAA CTACTGGAGGAATCATCCTGCAATCATCTGGGGAATCCTTGGCTGGTGGGGAACCCTAGGAAGTGCATTTGGTGTTACAGGTACTACTGTTCCAGGGTTCAGTCCTGGCCTGAGCTTGCCACAAGCACTTTCCAACACAAGAACTGATGGGCTAGGAGCACTCTACAGAGAAGGCACAGCTTCCTTCCTCAACTCCATGGTGAACAACAAGTTCCCTTACACTACCAACCAAGTCAGGGACAGGTTTGTGGCCTCACTCAACTCCAACAAGGCCGCAGAAGCACAAGCCCAGCTCTTCAAGATGGCCAATGAAGGAAGAATGAAGCCTAGACCATGA